In the Macrobrachium rosenbergii isolate ZJJX-2024 chromosome 23, ASM4041242v1, whole genome shotgun sequence genome, one interval contains:
- the LOC136851555 gene encoding replication termination factor 2: MGCDGGTIPRRDELVKTKQKPEQKDKNSERLYRWKHCAVSQAPLKAPIVACELGRIYNKEELLTRLLDRASENGISHIKGLKDFKELNLTPNPGYKQRGADLGDAYNDNQTAEYICPVTSLEMNGKYRFSVVWSCGCVLSERALKEVKSEVCHKCGQPCSEDDVIPLNPTEEEQDSVRSAMLARRAAAKAAKKAKKEGKRSAEDEGETSKANGGKVKKIPKLSEGASSSSEVNNKSTLRVNGAASAVLRDKEFEKIRSAGFSVASDPKASEVYKSLFDTHKTAQKKQSAHWVTCNPQYF; this comes from the exons ATGGGATGTGACGGAGGCACTATACCTCGCCGAGATGAGCTAGTGAAGACAAAACAGAAACCTGAACAG AAAGACAAGAATTCAGAGCGACTCTATCGTTGGAAACACTGTGCAGTGTCACAGGCTCCTCTGAAGGCACCTATTGTGGCATGTGAGTTGGGTCGCATTTACAACAAGGAAGAACTTCTTACTCGGCTCCTAGACAGAGCAAGTGAGAATGGTATCTCGCATATTAAGGGTCTGAAAGATTTCAAAGAGCTAAATCTAACCCCCAACCCTGGTTACAAACAGAGAGGAGCAGATCTTGGGGATGCTTACAATGACAACCAGACTGCAGAGTATATTTGTCCTGTTACATCGCTAGAAATGAATGGGAAATACAGATTTTCTGTCGTATGGAGCTGCGGGTGTGTCTTGTCCGAGAGAGCTCTAAAGGAGGTCAAGTCAGAGGTTTGTCACAAGTGTGGACAACCATGTAGTGAGGACGATGTTATTCCTCTCAATCCAACGGAAGAGGAGCAAGACAGTGTCAGGTCAGCCATGTTGGCACGTCGTGCAGCAGCAAAGGCTGccaagaaagcaaagaaagaggGCAAGAGGTCAGCTGAAGATGAAGGCGAAACCTCCAAGGCGAACGGtggaaaagttaagaaaattcCTAAACTGTCGGAAG GAGCTTCTTCCAGTAGTGAAGTCAATAACAAGTCAACCCTTCGTGTCAATGGAGCAGCATCGGCTGTCCTGCGAGACAAAGAATTTGAGAAGATTCGTTCTGCAGGCTTCAGTGTCGCATCTGATCCGAAAGCCTCCGAAGTTTACAAAAGTCTCTTTGATACACACAAAACAGCACAGAAAAAACAGAGCGCTCATTGGGTCACATGTAACCCACAGTACTTTTAG